In Telopea speciosissima isolate NSW1024214 ecotype Mountain lineage chromosome 10, Tspe_v1, whole genome shotgun sequence, the DNA window GCTGTCCATCCTCTCCGAGCCGTCCAGAAAATATCGACCTCCTTGCTACCGAGCCGGCTGGTTtgatttcctgccctgttccTGGGCTTCGGCGATACTCTTGCTCATCCCGCCGGGCACCTCTACTAGGGCGCGGAGGTgaagtcttctgacgagacgggtgtgaggatgcggctcggctaggctcggccctatgccggccaccattttgctgtaagTTTCTCTCTACGCGGACCGGGGCTGGTGGGGGCGCGACCcgtggttggcccatcagctcGCCTcaggccatctggttcatgaaggtgcgcagcatctcgttggtgtggagcatctgcaattgcaagtccataacttgtcgattatttgccggggcttcggggtccaaactctccggtaAGGGCGGCGACGCTGGTAGGTCCATCCCGTCCaagcttggctcggcctgtacccgatcaaccgcggccgtggttagcaCACCTCCCCGTTCCCACCCTCCGTtgggggaatggtgcccgtgatgggctgcgcaccccctgcccgagggggtcttctgtttatcccctgccgagaggcttcggggggcggtgatcgcctctTCTGCCCAACGGATTGTGGCTCGTCCGTGCAGGAAGTcaagccatgctgccctgatctcgtgtgcaccattactgtggctcttgaagttggtagaaacgatgatgcttgctgatgtcgttcccacagacggcgccaaatctattgcgggtgaaaacctccgactcccggttcgcccacagatgagcctgtaaaaaccaagcgatgagcacaagagagccggtgtggctccggcctaggactctccgatgctcaagtcaggtctccaatgcaacagcgtaactgcgtagtaaaagcAAAACTGAGGAATGGtgttccatacctgggtatttatagagtgaggatgagatgaggaggttgggagagtcctagtatggtaggagtccttctttcgaaAGGTTCTCttgcgtagagcggagtggagagctattttcggggtcggactcttattaaggtaagagtccatgtagagtgcgattccgtgttgcgttgggatcgtggcttgatccctatcccgtgattctcgggatgtgctgacgtggccaggagatccccggtggggcgttaTGGCGGCTTCAgaggaggagggctcggcctcggaggtcggcctaggaggtcgggCAAGGGAGGTCGGCAAGTGAGGTTGGTCTCGACcgtaagctcggccaggagtctatggccgacctgtatgagctcggccttagccaccggctagcttgcgCGAATCTGattctgtcaggtgacttattgtagatggggtcggcccgatttcctgctcggccaatttgattctcggactgaggtcgggtcgacCATGTGGCAACCTCtaataggtggggtgttttatgcctcatcataTTGTAAATCAAAAAGTTAATAGAGACTTAATCAAGCCAGCTCATACTTTAGCGAATAGAGCTCGCTTAACTAAGGTTGTAAATACGTATTGTGGTCCCTATTCAGACTGTTGTAACTtccttttgttgtaatgcatttttctctcataaaaaaaaacacccctTCTCCATCCTTTGCTTTATATATAAATGTCATCTCTTTTCCACCCTCAATCAAGGTTCAAGTAAATGAAATTGGCAATAGGATCGGCTCAACCGATGCCGATTCCGATTCGCTCAGAATTGGTTTGAATTGACTTCACCCAATAAATCCAGTATGGATTGATCGGTTTGGATCCATGAAATCAACCAAATTGGGATCGGTCTTGGTTGATTCTGATTCAAATTAGTCAGTTTGATCgatccaattccaatttttaaaaccctgcctACCCTCAACTCTCTATATTAAAGGAAAATGGTTGGAAAGTCACATCAATATTAATTCATTAGGGGGAAGAAATTGAATTTATAGTTTGAATCTGCCAGCTCAATAGTATTGAGACCATAGCTTGCACGTCTTAACTCTTAACCATTATGTCATTATAATGAAAGAACACAGACTCACtcaatctttctttcttttctttttttttttgatgagcaCTCAATCCAATTGTCCATAAGAACAACATGAACCTTGGAGGAGAGGACTTGGATCTTCTCCAACGCGCATCTAACGGTTGAGAGCAATGGGGTACGCACCTCGATTGCCTCCAGCTGTTGGATGTGCGTTGGAAGGGCTGGCACGCTAGAGAGGATCTGATCTACCCCTGAACATGTCTGCTTTAGAATTTATGAAAGAAGCCTGAGTGGTCTATTTGAAAGCTCCCCAGGCACCAACACAACCTGTATTGAAAGGCCCATCACAATTTATCTTGAAGTAGTCATCAATGGGGGAGTGGGCTTTCAAGATAAGTATTCAGAGGTCCTTGATTCTTGGCTGGTCCTGGGGAGTGGGGATTCCCATCCAACGGACCAGATTGTTCATAACACCTACTACATTCTTACTAAATCACTGCCTTCAATTTTAGAGGCAAATTTGCTATATCTCTGATCTAAGGATCTGACATTATCAACAGGTTATACTTGCCACTTAATTCCGAATTATTCGAATTGTTAATTAACCaaatttatttgatatttttatgTGTGGTATTATTAATGGGTTATGATTGTCCTTAGGCTCTTATCTAAAACTTTCTCGATTAGAGATAAGGGTTGAACATCCAAATTAGACAATCGTCACATTAGTATGTGTTTCTAGGAATGATGATTTCAACAAGGTACATATCTGATTCCAAATATTGTGTGTATTGAACTGAATCCCATGAAAATCTCGCCTGTGTGATTGCTAGTTGTGGAGGAACGAGCTATTCTTTTGTAGAATTCGGTTGGCCCTTCAACATGAGAGGTTCTTGTCATTGCGGTAAGGTTGGATATTTTGACGTttgatgtgtgtccatcaaattgATTTAGTTAGACTAAATTAATTGATTACAATATTATTATATGCTTGTTATGCTTGTTATATTTTATGCAACTGTCCAATAATATCATTACTTGTTCTCAATTATGGATAGACTTGGGCACTAGTTTGAAAATATAAATACAGGCAATTTAATATGTTGAACGCTAATCCATTGAATTTCTTGAATGGTTCATTGCCAGTTGTGTTTGACAACAAGAATTTCTAGCATTATCTTTTTCCCATACCTGAGAAACATTTATTGTTGCATTTGTAGTTTGTGTGCCTATGGTGTGCCAACGGTTGATGTTTACCATTAGGACTGACTAAACACCGTTCACTTTGCATACACGATATAAATAGTAATAGAGGTGACGACACTCAATAAGGTTTCCACTGCCCGTTTAGAAAGAATATCCAAGTGAAAAAGTTGTCGAACTATGACTGGTCAAAATCCAGGGTCTGGTAATTGTTTTCTAAAGAGTTGGtaaaaaatgttttattttattatattaagtaaattatatttaaaaaaatatttcaaatgtttttttgtCCAATCAATGGTCATGACATTATCAAACTTATGTACGGTGGACTTATCTTCATGGCAGTGATTTTATTCCGTGTTTGCAAGGTCTATTACAGATGCCGACAATGTGGAGAAGAAAGTGCAATGAAAGTTTCTACCACTAAGGATTTTCAATCTGTATTTTCATTCTCGAATAGATTGACCCATGTGCATTCCAGATTCCATATCTCACTCGTTTGAAACTGGAATTGAGTGATTCCAGTTTAAAGATAgtcaaaattggaatcaactACAGGTTTGGTTTATCTTAATTTACCAAAACTGGAGAAAAAAGCTGGAATGTCCCATAAGGTTCAGCCCCATAAACTGGAGCTGAGATAAACCTACACTTAACAAGAGACTAACTGAAAGGAACAATTGAGCTAGCATGAGAATCAATTGTGAACTCACAAATTCCAAACCATAATTGTACTACTCCATCCGATACATAACATGCATGGAGCTGCTAGGGTTGTTTGATTGCCCATTTTATTGTTGTTACCTTAATCCCCACTACTAAGTGTTTGTTTGCACAGTCAAGTATGGATTATTTTCCAACCTAGCTAGTCGGGTGACTGTCCTATATTCATGTAACTCTAGATTGCCTGTTGCTGCTTTTTTCCACCACACAAGCTCCAGTAAATAAGGTAACTCCGGTTTCATATTTTTCTGGTCGTGTAGTCTCTGCATCAGcacagggccaatgagagcacacacaacAGCATCAACATGGATTTCATGGCGGGGGTGATAATTTTGCAGCTTCTGTGTCAAGTCGCAGAGGCCACACGACTagatagcgttctttttccccttttgaaaTGATCCTTAAGATCCAATATATAGCTACTAATTCTGTCAGTAGTAATTAGATTAAAAACGTCGATAATAATCCAGAAATTTCCATTGGCATGCTACAGTTGAAAGCTACAAAGGCATCTCTACCTGGGTACTGCCTCAACCTGCTAAGACTACATGCATGCATTCAAGTAGAAATTCCATTTAGGAACAGTGTCTCACACAATTCAAGTGAACTAAGTAAGTGCCCATTTTAATTTCAGTCCAGGATCTTGAAATAAACATCAAGCAGAGGCAGCCGCTTCTTCCAGCAACTGCTTCACCTTGGTGATGTAATCACTCATGGCTTCATCCTTTGATTTTCCTGCAAACAAAGAGTGATTTTCTGTGATCCTTTCACAAATTGTTGGAGATACAAAATTGAATCAAGATATTGAACACTCCATTACAAGAATGATATTTGTAGGTCAACTCATACCTTCCACTCCCTTCCATGCATCCCACTTTGCCCTCTCCGTCATACTGAACATCCCAGGTCGGCCTACAAAGAGAATGGATGTGTTATAAACTAAACAAAAACATGTAGTTTCCCACAGTAGAAAAATGAACAGTTTACATACTGGTGTTCACTTGTCCAACGGTTGCTTGCTTGAAAAGCCCATAGAGAATGAGCTTGTTCTCATTAGTTGTGTTCTCAGGTAGAGTCTTTGCCTTCACAGCGTACTCATCAAATTCTTCCTGCAAAAGGCCCAACAAATTCCTAGTGATAATCTGCCATTTACATGAGCTGCTTTAGCACATTCAAAACATAGAGTTTGTTTCTACCCGGTTATAAAGTTCCAAATGCACCGAAATCACATCAAAATGTTTTCATAAAGTTCGTTATAGAGACCTTGATCCAAAAGGACTTTAATAATGGGATAGCTCTCTCTCCCATTACAAggtttatattattattataaattttttttttttgggggggggggggggggggttaggttGGGATAAATAAGGTTGGTATTATTCATTGTAATGGATCCAATAAACACCCATTCACGTACTTCCAAGATAGCTTAGCTTTAGTTTCCGGTTACATGGTGGCAGTTCTTCATTAAGAAATTGAAGTTTAGGATATTGGGCACAAACAGTCAAACATATGGAATGCCAGATCTGGAATGCAAGCTGGAGTTTTTTTGAAAGGTTTATATTTCATATGAATATAAGATTATAGGAATAAGATAACATGAAGACATTAGACAACAGTaaatccatcaaaattaaaaattgCTGAGGTGAACTTGAATCAAcataaaaatttaataaatccGGCAATCTCAACAAGCGAAATTCAGATAACTGTAAACATGGTTGCAAAACAGAGCAGAATAAGTGTAGGTTTCAAAGTTCTACACAGTAAGTCGATGATTTCAACTGAGTCTTGGGAAAGACGGGGAAGTCAGCAAAGAGCTGAAAGTAGATCAGGATGTATCATTCTAGCATTATTTAAAAATACAAATTCCCATTGTCAATAATATCAAAAAGTGTAATATTATTGATTCTTTGTAATTATTTCATAATTTGGCATAATGTGCAGAGATGCAGATGAACACATAAAATATTCAGGGTCTGGAAAgtgtaattaaataaaaatattaaacataTGCAGTAACAAGATTTTAGAGCACTTCAATCAGTCCAATTCAGAAAATTCACACACATTCCTACAGAAGACCCGTAAATTGGACTTGGCTTTACAGGAAATACAAAGATAACAACCTAGAAATAGATAATTTTGAAATCTTTCTGGTCCAGAGAGAAAGATCTAGATAATCTATGACGGGTTAATTCACTGCTGATTCACACCATTAGCAGAAGATCTGTAATTCCCAGTCAGAGAAACAGATGGAGTGATAACAGATCTTGGCTAAGAACAGACCGGAATTTTCTGATTTCCCACAAATACCCAATCTTATACGCATTCTTCTGAAGAAAAATGTAAATTGAACAAGACTTGCTAACATATGGATTcatgagaaacaaaaaaaaaaaaaaaaaaatgtaaaaaccctaagaataaaAACAGAATCTGATTCCCCTCATTTGCATGTTCATTAAATCATTTGGGTATGAAAAGAATCATGTCTAAACCATCTGAGGACAAAAGATCTCTCAAATTACAGATCTAAATAAAATCGAAGAAACAGAGGCTAAGATTTCAAATTTCACTCAATTCTTTTCATAATAGTAGTTACATGCAAAGATGCAAGAGaacaaattggaaaaaaaaaacaatcaaaatttCTGAACTGCAATAATTATGCCATTGAAGAATAGATTtaatagattatagaaagaGATAGTGCATAAACCTTCAAACCCATGTCTACCCTTGTCTCCTCCTGTCCTCCAACCAGCTTTCTCCCAGAGATCAGAAGTAGAGAGACTCTATAAATAGAATGGATATCCAGGACAGGCTTGTTCATCTAGCAGAGAAAATGAGAAATTAGTTGAATAAAGATCTCCACGTGGCATTTCTTGAGTGGTGAGAGATGAGGTCATAccttttttttaggtaaaagaGATGAGGGTAGATCTTGCTTTCATCAACCCAGATCCGGTTGAGCATAAAACCGGTTTGATCCacctttaaattttaaaaattggatTGAGATAAGtggaatgatttttttttagagtGGAAGAGGGGAGTGGGCGGGAATCGGATTCCTAAACTAGATGAGGAGCAAGAGATCTCGAATTCGAAACCTCTTGGTGGGCTAGGCTCAATTGCGCTAGCATCAAGCCAGCTACGCTTACAGTTGTCCTCAAGGGAATCAATTTATCATAATTATGATTAA includes these proteins:
- the LOC122642022 gene encoding acyl-CoA-binding protein-like isoform X2 gives rise to the protein MGLKEEFDEYAVKAKTLPENTTNENKLILYGLFKQATVGQVNTSRPGMFSMTERAKWDAWKGVEGKSKDEAMSDYITKVKQLLEEAAASA
- the LOC122642022 gene encoding acyl-CoA-binding protein-like isoform X1, with the protein product MNKPVLDIHSIYRVSLLLISGRKLVGGQEETRVDMGLKEEFDEYAVKAKTLPENTTNENKLILYGLFKQATVGQVNTSRPGMFSMTERAKWDAWKGVEGKSKDEAMSDYITKVKQLLEEAAASA